The Primulina eburnea isolate SZY01 chromosome 13, ASM2296580v1, whole genome shotgun sequence genome includes a region encoding these proteins:
- the LOC140809622 gene encoding AUGMIN subunit 7-like: MASKQMEAVQRKLATLNYSRSNAPAQSLLFAGMERYALLEWLFFKLLGDKSPFSQQNLQGDVVDRDEETSRIQYLAEIAKFLGITTTIDTEAIQGRGSYEDRTEMLRLIVDLVEASIYADNPEWSVDEQVARDIQLIDAIAEKQAQIFSEECKLFPADVQIQSIYPLPDISDLEKQLFDQSNRLLNLQEMVDDLASKHPYNPDEDYTEAESNLRKHLESFLETARSFNTIYTKEIRPWTHMMEVPQLHGFGPAANRLLEAYKMLVKFLGNLKNLRDSYTAVAVGSSETVAGEPSSVMRIISECESALTFLNRDLAILSASIAREKGEEAIV, from the exons ATGGCGTCGAAACAAATGGAAGCAGTACAGAGAAAACTTGCGACGCTGAATTACTCGAGATCCAATGCCCCCGCGCAGTCACTCCTTTTCGCTGGCATGGAACGCTATGCCCTACTTGAATGGCTATTCTTCAA ATTGTTGGGGGACAAGTCTCCATTTTCACAGCAAAATCTACAAGGGGATGTCGTGGATCGGGACGAAGAAACCTCTCGGATACAAT ATTTGGCTGAAATAGCAAAGTTTCTGGGTATTACCACTACTATAGACACTGAAGCCATCCAA GGTCGGGGAAGCTACGAAGATCGGACAGAAATGTTGCGTCTTATTGTGGATTTGGTGGAGGCAAGCATCTACGCCGATAATCCTGAGTGGAG CGTAGATGAGCAAGTGGCTAGAGACATACAATTAATAGACGCCATTGCTGAAAAACAAGCTCAAATTTTCTCTGAAGAGTGCAAGTTGTTTCCTGCAGATGTGCAGATTCAATCTATATATCCATT GCCAGACATATCTGATTTGGAAAAACAGCTATTTGATCAATCAAACCGACTTCTAAACCTTCAAGAGATGGTTGATGACCTGGCCTCAAAG CATCCATACAATCCTGATGAAGATTACACTGAAGCCGAATCGAATTTACGGAAACATCTGGAATCTTTTCTTGAAACTGCAAGATCCTTTAATACAATTTACACCAAG GAAATACGTCCTTGGACACACATGATGGAGGTTCCACAACTTCATGGATTTGGACCAGCTGCAAATAGATTGTTGGAAGCATATAAGATGCTTGTGAAG TTTCTGGGAAATCTGAAGAACCTTCGAGATTCATATACAGCAGTGGCCGTTGGATCTTCAGAAACAGTGGCTGGTGAGCCATCTTCTGTAATGAGAATTATTTCCGAGTGTGAAAGCGCATTGACATTCTTGAACCGAGATCTGGCGATTCTCTCCGCTTCCATCGCTCGCGAGAAGGGCGAGGAGGCTATCGTCTAA